In the genome of Carassius carassius chromosome 12, fCarCar2.1, whole genome shotgun sequence, the window ATAGTAGGTTAAAAGTGATatatacactaccactcaaaagtcacttatttattatatattttatagaaattaatagatagattgtgaaattaataaatagaaattaatacttttgttcagaaagggtacattaaattgatcaaaagtgacagcaaggacatttataatgttacaaaagaaacAACGAAAATtatcaattaaacattttttggaatcgccacaaaaatattaagcagcacaactgttttctgtttcttGAGCTCAAAACCATtataggatcatgtgaccctgaaggcTTGAGTAATGGCTTCTCAAAAAagtcagctttgctatcacatgaagcaattaaatttaaattcaattttttttaaatgcattacttatttaataaatattaaccgttttttttttttttttttttttttttacaaaattaccgtttctgctgtatttttgataaatgcagccatggtgaacaTAAGACACCATGGCTGTTAAGATTCTTAACAGcctaaaacttttgaatggtggtgttTGTATAAGGGAAAGTGCTTCTGTTAGATTTGTTAGCCTTTTTGCAAGTTATGTTATAAGTGGTGTCCATATAATGTCTATACAGGATGAGGGAATCAGCACAGATGCAGTTACCTTCTCTCCTAGTGAAAGTCCATGGGAAAAACAAACTCCCTCGCCTGCATTGACTCCTCTTCAGCCTAAATCTCCATTCAGTccagccctctctctctcttctctagtGCCCTCTAATCAAACAGGTAAGCATGTCACAATTACCAACCCTGGCTTTCCTTTTAAAGAATAGATTTAATTGTGAGTGTCCGCTTTCATCATTTCTATTCTATTCCGTGGAATTGCTCTGCAGAGATCTGCACCATATGTGGTATTTTTCCGGTGTCTGCTCACTGTCCCACCTGTACTCAGCGGCTGTGCGTAGAATGTGACAGGCTTTATCACTCCCATTCAGGGCGTTCCACACACATTAGGATTCCTGTGACTTCCTCAAAAGCCACAAAACGGCTCAGGTTAGCACTGTTACTCTGGAAGGCTGAGAGAACATATTTGTGTAGAGGATTTTGTTGAACACCTCTGTATGTCGCCATTTCTTTTTTCCTTAGCTCATCGCTGTCAACATGGCAGTGTTCGTACTGCGCTACAGTAAATACAGTTCAGCAGATTTTGTGTGAAAACTGTGATCGACCCCGCTTGTCCTCTGCTGCACCATCTCTACAGGAAGAGCCATCTCAGCCCTCTACAATATCTGGTTAGTCTGTACCAcctcctttttttttcagtttactttcactttttccCCATTAAATAGGCCATCAGTGCTGTATGACCTCTTGGTATGTCAAGTTGATATTTCGACATGACATAAACATCTGAATTCAgtttcttatttttttccccatcacTTCCTTCAATTAGAATGGCAATGTAAAAGCTGCACTGTGGTGAATTCAGGCAGCAGCATTTTGTGCGAGGTGTGTGAGCGTCCTCGTCTGGCCACCAGACCCCCTGTCACACCCTCACGTCCGACCCCCTCGACTGCAGGACTAATGGACAGCCAGGTGCCATGATCCACTACATACCATATGCAGTTTTCTTACAGATagttttgtttacatatataGGTGAAGTGTATAATTTATGTACCAATAAGTCAAATCAAGCTATAGCGCTTCATACAATACCGTTTTCAGAGCATTTTCACGGTAACACATGGCTAAATAACAGAAGCAAACTTCTTTAAATACGAGACAAATTCAAATTCTGctttaaagcagctctaaaaagaaAATAGTGTCATTGTTTAGCTCCAGtaagttcagtgttgattcagttcaattcagtaAGTGTGtaagttaattaattattaaatgagtTCTACAGAAGGCAACATTGTTATTCATCTCAagtcagttcaatgttgattcagtttaattcaataacagtgttaaagggttagttcacccagatagcaaaattatgtaattaataacttaccctcatgttgttccaaacccgtaagacctccgtttatctttggaacacagtttaagatattttaaatttagtccgagagctctcagtccctccattgaaactgtgtgtacggtatactgtccatgtccagaaagataagaaaaacatcatcaaagtagtccatgtgacatcagaggatcagttagaattttttgaagcattgaaaatacattttggtccaaaaatagcaaaaacgacgactttattcagcattgtcttctcttccgtgtctgttgtgtgagagagttcaaaacaaagcagtctggatatccggttcgcgaacaaatcattcagttcaccaaatcgaactgaatcgttttaaacggttcgcatctctaatacgcattaatccacaaatgacttaagctgttaacttttttaatgtggctgacactccctcggagttcaaacaaaccaatatcccggagtaatgcatgcactcaaacagtacactgactgaactgctgtgaagagagaactgaagatgaacaccgagccgagccagataagaagaatcgaggagctgatgaaactgcgcatgtgtgattcagtgtgaagcagtttgacacacagagcgcatgaatcgaactgattcttttggtgatttattctgaactgattctgtgctagtgttatgagcgtgggtaaaccgaaggcttgaatcaagggcaatcatcgcaaatgaccactgttgggaacgttactttaaaaaagtaattagttgtagttactcactacttgttccaaaaagtaactgagttagtaacttacttactctataataaaagtaactcgttaccaggaaAAGTAACTATTTGtgttactgtttaaaaaaaaaaaagttgctatatgtcaaagaatttgtatttttttttagcagttttaacaagtcagttgaaatcagtagaacagacaggtgttcgtacataactttcgatatttattgcacgtcaacagacagcaagagttttatcctgcacttcaaatATTATCTTTGTGAGAaaatgtttttggccactagctttgtagatgcgtgtgtcgttgtgagatgcttcattaaattagagTTGCTTACAACGGATGTCGACAAAGTCTTCGCTCCTGGACATAATGTACATATTACAtgtacgttcttgcctttgaccacaatgaatttgaagtagtgcttatatctccaccttgaaaatgccaacttttcatcggattgctcctgactcgccatctcggCTGCTGCTGCGATGctgttgcttgtgtgtgtgtgtgtgtgtgtggcgccgctggcgcgtgtgctggcatgtgtgtaaaaacactggctttgATTGGCtagcatgaaacacatgactctgccttagccaatcataatcgcttatctcgttattaacccacctcctcactcgcTGTTTGAGCCAGGGTTGTGTTCGGATTATACAGTTTAttcaatcaatgcatagtaacgcaccgcatttaacgttcagtaatgttaacggcgttgtaacttCGGGAAAAGTAATTCGTTAAATTACccagttactgaaaaaataacgtcgttacctaatgccgttcttttaaacggcgttattccaaacactgcaaatgacgccattacgtcgagcgcaaaataaccggtgaaccgtttcttcaaccggtttattgaatcgaactgtccgaaaaaactactggtgatccgaaaaccaatggaACCGGtccttgactcgtgaacgagtcagtctattgtttgctatctggctcggctcggtgttcatcttcagttctctcttcacagcagttcagtcagtgtactgtttgagtgcatgcattactccggtatattggtttgtttgaactcagagggagtgtcagccacattaaaaaagttaacagcttaagtcatttgtggattaatgcgtattagagatgcgaaccgtttaaaacgattcagttcgatttggtgaactgaatgattcgttcgcgaaccggatatccagactgctttgttttgaactctctctcacaatagacaaggaagagaagacaatgctgaataatgtcgtcgtttttgctatttttggaccaaaatgtattttcgatgcttcaaaaaattctaatcgaacctctgatgtcacatggactactttgatgatgtttttcttacctttctggacatggacagtataccgttcacacagcttcaatggagggactgagagctctcggactaaatctaaaatatcttaaactgtgttccaaagataaacagaggtcttacgggtttggaacaacatgaggataagttattaattacaacccgaattgcggaaaagttgggacgttttttaaattttaataaaatgaaaactaaaggaatttcaaatcacatgagccaatattttattcacaatagaacatagataacgtagcaaatgtttaaactgagaaattttacacttttatccacttaattagctcatttaaaatttaatgcctgctacaggtctcaaaaaagttggcacgggggcaacaaatggctaaaaaagcaagcagttttgaaaagattcagctgggagaacatctagtgattaattaagttaattgatatcaggtctgtaacatgattagctataaaagctttgtcttagagaagcagagtctctcagaagtaaagatgggcagaggctctccaatctgtgaaagactgcgtaaaaaaattgtggaaaactttaaaaacaatgttcctcaacgtcaaattgcaaaggctttgcaaatctcatcatctacagtgcataacatcatcaaaagattcagagaaactggagaaatctctgtgcgtaagggacaaggccggagacctttattggatgcccgtggtcttcgggctctcagacgacactgcatcactcatcggcatgattgtgtcaatgacattactaaatgggcccaggaatactttcagaaaccactgtcggtaaacacaatccgccgtgccatcagcagatgccaactaaagctctatcatgcaaaaaggaagccatatgtgaacatggtccaaaagcgccgtcgtgtcctgtgggccaaggctcatttaaaatggactatttcaaagtggaatagggttttatggtcagacgagtccaaatttgacattcttgttggaaatcacggacgccgtgtcctccgggctaaagaggagggagaccttccagcatgttatcagcgttcagttcaaaagccagcatctctgatggtatgggggtgcataagtgcatacggtatgggcagcttgcatgttttggaaggctctgtgaatgctgaaaggtatataaaggttttagagcaacatatgcttccctccaaacaacgtctatttcagggaaggccttgtttatttcagcaggacaatgcaaaaccacatactgcagctataacaacagcatggcttcgtcgtagaagagtccgggtgctaacctggcctgcctgcagtccagatctttcacctatagagaacatttggcgcatcattaaacgaaaaatacgtcaaagacgaccacgaactcttcagcagctggaaatctatataaggcaagaaccaaattccaacagcaaaactccagcaacgcatagcctcaatgcccaaaggtcttcaaactgttttgaaaagaaaaggagatgctacaccatggtaaacatgccccgtcccaattattttgagacctgtagcagaaatcaaaattgaaatgagctcattttgtgcataaaattgtaaactttctcagtttaaacatttgctatgttatctatgttctattgtgaataaaatattggctcatgtgatttgaaagtcttttagttttcattttattaaaatttaaaaaacgtcccaacttttccggaatccgggttgtacataattttgctatctgggtgaactaaccctttaatattgcaaaaaatcATAAATTGTTAAACTAATTTGATTCAGATATAAGCTGCTTATAACGAAAAACAATAGTATCATAATCCAGCTAAATTCgaattcagttttgttctcatCTGAGAACAAAACTGCTCAATGCACTATGTTGCAAAAAGTAATGTAAAGATTCCCTCCATTCTCTACTGTTTATCAGGAAGTTCGGCTGTATAAACTTCTAATGAGCCAGTGTTATTATGGTGTGCTAAATAAAGATCAGTTATTTTTGGTGCTGCTGCTGGTGGGTGTTACAGATAATCTATTTAACACTGATTAATTGATGAGAATATTCTGATATGTCATTGCAAGTGAAATGAGTCTCATGCTGAGTTTTATCCTGAATGTAGGTTCCTGTTTTGACTTCTCCTATTTTCCTTGTCATTTAGTGGGTTTGCCAGTTTTGTACGTATGTCAACCACACACTATCACCTGTATGCGAAATGTGTTGTCTGTCGAGGTCAGAGCCTGCTTTGTCACTCCCTAAGCCCCTCCCACTTTCACCAGTCAAGGACATCACACTGCTTCCAGCCCCACCTAAAGTCATTCCTACTGAGGACCCTGATTTCAAAAGGCAAAGGCTGATGAGGGAGGAAGGGCTTAAACTTATTCAGATCATTCGTGTAAGTCTGATCGTTTTTGTTGTTGTAGCCTGCGCATCATCCTCAGAACTTTACAAGTATCCTCATTGCCAATGTCCTTTTTTCAGgagggagaaaagaaaggagTGAGCCCAGAGGAGGTTTACACCAGCATGTGTGTGTCAGGAAACAGTAATGTAACACCGTATGATTGGCTGAAAGCAGAGCTACCTCATGTGCTTGATGAGATCTGTGTGATGGCGGCATCCTGTCAGCAAGAACCCAACACACAATCAAACTGTTTAGGGGGGAACAATGGCAAGGATGGACAAAATAGCAATGCAGTGCCCCTGTCCAGAGCAGAAGCTAAACGGGCCTGGCTGGCAGCAGGGGGCGACAATGAGAAGGCTGTCAGACAGGCTCTCAGAGCCCGAAGAGTTAAAGTGAGTAAAGACTATTCTTGTGCATCCAAACACCATAATACTGATACTCATACTGATTAAACATCTATGGCTATTATTTGGGGAATTTCATCTGTGTTTCTAGACTTTTCAGAATATTTAGtgatgtaactttaaatgctaaCATTAAAATTGAAGGGATGGCAGAAGGAAAGAAAGCTTAATTTGGAGAAGCTGTATGTCAAGCTGTGTTTTGGTACTATTTTAGGCAACAacttttattaacatttacaacAGTATAAGAatatataatgcttaacagatAAGTTTTCTATATGTACAGGTACatatttcaagttcaagttcattttatttatatagcacattttataACAGCCACTgactgaccaaagtgctttacagaactaCAAGATTAAAATAATAGTACCATGCATAACTACACAGCACAGATGCAGCAAATCTAAGAGCAGCCTTAAATGGGAGTAGCAAAAACATTGTcggacttaaaataaaaaaataagaaaacagaaaTGGCAGAACAGTATCAGActcatcaataaaaaaaacaaaacagaaatggcAGTATCAGACTTAGATAAAAGGAAAAACAGGAATGGAGAAATGGTAAAACTAACCAACCTTAATTATAGGCCAAGGAAAACAGGTGCGTTTTTAAATGTGACTTAAAAGAAATCACGGATGGGGCTATCCTAAATTCTAGGGGCAAATTGTTCCACAGCCGAGGCACAACCACAGCGAATGCTCGAACCCCTCTGCGTTTGAGTCTTGAATGTGGGACTAATAGCAAGTTCATAATTGTGTATATAAGCAAGATATTAATAGTATCAGCTGATACTGGATATTTTATTAAGCATGCTCATTTCCCTTACTTTTCAGAGTAAGAACACTCacttttaaaatctttaaaatcactaaaaatgtaataatattgttaaatgtcatttttaaaataatcgtTATAATGTTGCCTAAACTCAcattttttagtgttttattttttcagtatattTAAAGAACATAATATTGAGTATTAATGTTGTTcgtaacatgaaaataattatcggCTTATCAGTATCGTCTAGAATTGTAATATAGGTGCATTCCtgttaaatatgacattttggcTCTTTTTGTTTGTTAGGTAAAAGAGCTTGGCTCTCTAGGCTTTAATGATGTGACCCGCTGTGAAGAAGCCCTGCGGCAGAGTGGAGGGGATGTGAGGGGGGCTCTTGCTCTGCTGCAGCGCCCTTTACTGGAGCCATTCCATCAGCGCATGTGGAGTGACGAACCAGAGCCCCCCATCGACATCAACCATCCAGATAAACAGGTGACAGGCCTTTTACCTTAATGGAGCTTCACTGAGACACTGCATTGCTTTCTCACCATTGGATGTGCCAAACAGTTTTTTGTGAAAACTTAGTCTGTATCATTttttgtgtgatatatatatatatatatatatatatatatatatatatatatatatatatatatatatatatatatatatatatatatatatatatatatatatatatatttgtttgtcttTAATTACATAATGCTGGCCTCCAAGAATGTTCAAAGTGATCAATGgtgaaaatgttaaaacattaaattattatttctgttCAGCATGTTTGCCGTAGGCTGCTAGCAATGTTTGACCTGCCCAGCTGGGGGCGCTGTGAGCTGGTTCTGTCTTTGCTGCGGGACCCCACAGCCACATACACACTGGAGGATGTGGTTCAGGCAGTGCGTGAATCACCTGACCGGGACTTTATTCGCCGTGTGCTGAATAAGGAATGCCCCATCTGCCTGTCAGTTTTTCCCCACAACAAGGTACTTTGCATCAGCTCCTTCTATGTGATTGACTCCAAATCTTACACTTTTTACATCAGAATGCCCATACTTTTAGGCATATGAActgttaaagggaaagttcacctaaaaatcaTCATCaagtcatttactcaccattattTTGTCAATTACTTCACCGTTACTTCAGTGGAatgcaaaaagaaaacattttgaaaaatgactACTAGTCATACTGTCCCACTGGG includes:
- the LOC132154905 gene encoding E3 ubiquitin-protein ligase RNF31-like isoform X1 — translated: MASLSDQLEKLRVNVEVSLSTPGSAQEMRAGVTAMANIPLPPSSKYRYIAAESMLTENSNGNNRKESLSLLQKLSTALNILEKYGSNLTNPNRPKYWRTVKYNNPVFRTTVDSIQGGRAVLNLYGYTNHQQDGLSFPDDVVQPDVGKVASVTLEVMCLRMELDMLIKGTHPYPEFFERLIPSLTVLDEGISTDAVTFSPSESPWEKQTPSPALTPLQPKSPFSPALSLSSLVPSNQTGRSTHIRIPVTSSKATKRLSSSLSTWQCSYCATVNTVQQILCENCDRPRLSSAAPSLQEEPSQPSTISEWQCKSCTVVNSGSSILCEVCERPRLATRPPVTPSRPTPSTAGLMDSQWVCQFCTYVNHTLSPVCEMCCLSRSEPALSLPKPLPLSPVKDITLLPAPPKVIPTEDPDFKRQRLMREEGLKLIQIIREGEKKGVSPEEVYTSMCVSGNSNVTPYDWLKAELPHVLDEICVMAASCQQEPNTQSNCLGGNNGKDGQNSNAVPLSRAEAKRAWLAAGGDNEKAVRQALRARRVKVKELGSLGFNDVTRCEEALRQSGGDVRGALALLQRPLLEPFHQRMWSDEPEPPIDINHPDKQHVCRRLLAMFDLPSWGRCELVLSLLRDPTATYTLEDVVQAVRESPDRDFIRRVLNKECPICLSVFPHNKMRSLTSCQCSVCCGCFKQHFTIAVRDKHIRDMVCPVCTEPDINNPEHLNSYFSTLDIQLRDCLEPDVYDLFHKKLTEQALIKDPKFLWCSHCSYGFIYDGDQLKVTCMQCRKSFCAQCKKPASVFRKQETDIQEPHMNTRLEFQCRGVTKSSGTINSPVFFSRKAVVSSFKRASHNAITH